One region of Polyodon spathula isolate WHYD16114869_AA chromosome 25, ASM1765450v1, whole genome shotgun sequence genomic DNA includes:
- the LOC121299440 gene encoding serine/threonine-protein phosphatase PGAM5, mitochondrial-like isoform X1: MSFRKAARVVFGLAGGSAALLAAAALAESRGVFGEKPAEPGCRRGWSGLAVLRAAQSFTAVNPTVAPSGFGWDSNWDKREPLSLVNNKRKDKETGEGELPTELQNNKPKATRHILLIRHSQYNLNGQSDKERSLTTLGQEQAEFTGHRLAALGLKYDMLIHSTMTRATETTQIISKYLPGVEVVSSDLLREGAPIEPVPPVSHWKPEAVQYHEDGARIEAAFRRYIHRADAKQNKDSYEIIVCHANVIRYFVCRALQFPPEGWLRMGLNNGSITWLTIRPNGRVALRMLGDSGFMPPEKLTRT; this comes from the exons ATGTCGTTCAGGAAGGCGGCCCGGGTTGTTTTCGGACTCGCTGGGGGCTCTGCCGCGCTTCTGGCGGCTGCTGCTCTCGCTGAATCGAGGGGTGTCTTCGGGGAGAAGCCGGCCGAGCCCGGGTGCAGGAGAGGCTGGAGCGGGTTAGCTGTGCTCCGGGCAGCTCAGAGCTTCACGGCGGTCAACCCCACGGTCGCACCGAGTGGATTCGGCTGGGACTCGAACTGGGATAA GCGTGAACCACTTTCCCTGGTTAACAACAAGAGGAAAGATAAGGAGACAGGGGAAGGTGAACTGCCCACTGAGCTGCAGAACAACAAGCCCAAAGCAACGAGGCACATACTCCTGATCAGGCATTCGCAATACAACCTGAACGGGCAGAGTGACAAGGAGAGGAGCCTCACCACGCTGG GTCAGGAGCAGGCAGAGTTCACTGGGCACAGGCTGGCAGCCCTGGGTCTGAAGTATGACATGCTCATCCACTCCACAATGACCCGGGCGACAGAGACCACACAGATCATCAGCAAATACCTCCCAG GAGTGGAGGTGGTGAGCAGTGATTTGCTGAGAGAAGGGGCTCCTATTGAACCAGTTCCACCAGTCAGTCACTGGAAACCAGAAGCTGTG CAGTACCACGAGGACGGAGCTCGGATCGAGGCTGCCTTCCGGCGCTACATCCACCGCGCTGACGCCAAACAGAACAAGGACAGCTACGAGATCATCGTCTGCCACGCCAACGTCATCCGATACTTTGTGTGCAG GGCTCTGCAGTTCCCTCCGGAAGGCTGGCTGCGCATGGGACTTAACAACGGCAGCATCACCTGGCTGACTATCCGTCCCAATGGCCGGGTGGCCCTGAGAATGCTGGGAGACTCTGGCTTCATGCCTCCAGAGAAGCTGACTCGCACCTGA
- the LOC121299440 gene encoding serine/threonine-protein phosphatase PGAM5, mitochondrial-like isoform X2 codes for MSFRKAARVVFGLAGGSAALLAAAALAESRGVFGEKPAEPGCRRGWSGLAVLRAAQSFTAVNPTVAPSGFGWDSNWDKREPLSLVNNKRKDKETGEGELPTELQNNKPKATRHILLIRHSQYNLNGQSDKERSLTTLGQEQAEFTGHRLAALGLKYDMLIHSTMTRATETTQIISKYLPGVEVVSSDLLREGAPIEPVPPVSHWKPEAVYHEDGARIEAAFRRYIHRADAKQNKDSYEIIVCHANVIRYFVCRALQFPPEGWLRMGLNNGSITWLTIRPNGRVALRMLGDSGFMPPEKLTRT; via the exons ATGTCGTTCAGGAAGGCGGCCCGGGTTGTTTTCGGACTCGCTGGGGGCTCTGCCGCGCTTCTGGCGGCTGCTGCTCTCGCTGAATCGAGGGGTGTCTTCGGGGAGAAGCCGGCCGAGCCCGGGTGCAGGAGAGGCTGGAGCGGGTTAGCTGTGCTCCGGGCAGCTCAGAGCTTCACGGCGGTCAACCCCACGGTCGCACCGAGTGGATTCGGCTGGGACTCGAACTGGGATAA GCGTGAACCACTTTCCCTGGTTAACAACAAGAGGAAAGATAAGGAGACAGGGGAAGGTGAACTGCCCACTGAGCTGCAGAACAACAAGCCCAAAGCAACGAGGCACATACTCCTGATCAGGCATTCGCAATACAACCTGAACGGGCAGAGTGACAAGGAGAGGAGCCTCACCACGCTGG GTCAGGAGCAGGCAGAGTTCACTGGGCACAGGCTGGCAGCCCTGGGTCTGAAGTATGACATGCTCATCCACTCCACAATGACCCGGGCGACAGAGACCACACAGATCATCAGCAAATACCTCCCAG GAGTGGAGGTGGTGAGCAGTGATTTGCTGAGAGAAGGGGCTCCTATTGAACCAGTTCCACCAGTCAGTCACTGGAAACCAGAAGCTGTG TACCACGAGGACGGAGCTCGGATCGAGGCTGCCTTCCGGCGCTACATCCACCGCGCTGACGCCAAACAGAACAAGGACAGCTACGAGATCATCGTCTGCCACGCCAACGTCATCCGATACTTTGTGTGCAG GGCTCTGCAGTTCCCTCCGGAAGGCTGGCTGCGCATGGGACTTAACAACGGCAGCATCACCTGGCTGACTATCCGTCCCAATGGCCGGGTGGCCCTGAGAATGCTGGGAGACTCTGGCTTCATGCCTCCAGAGAAGCTGACTCGCACCTGA